The window TATAGAGCATGGAAAGATGGTCACTAAAGCTAAACTTCTTTATCATAGAaatagtttttattaatttgtaggTGGCTCACACGAAGAGTAAgttaaataagattaaatGTCTACAACTATCAagttatggagtattaatttttatagtttctAATTAGCTCTACCTTTTAGTTTTATCGTTATATGTCACCAAAATATTTGTGTTAAATTTCCTTTTCAATGCTTGGCTCAGTTTTCCTTTAGGCTCATTCTACCTGGTCCatgaaaatcaatctcaaagAAACAGTTGATTTGGAAGTAGAATCAAATGCATTTATATTCCACTTGTATCTATACAAAGTATATTCAATGGAGTTGTGCTTCAAATGCGTATAACTAAAGTGAAAAGTTGTGTACTGTCTAGACATGTACACTGATCTGCACATATTAGTAGCATCCATTATGACCGGATAGTAGATGATGTGTCAAATCGGTACAACCCTTGTGGTGGTGGAGTACAAGTTAGGATAATTGTTTAGATATTGATAAGCATTTTAGCTGCGGTTTATGATATAGTCCCTCCATCCACTATTGCAGGTCCATGTCCATATTTGAcatgacataaattttaagaaatataataaaaaaaataagttgaagGTAGGTCATACTCTTATATACTactcatattatttttataatgaaatatgagtaataaagttagtggaatgtgagatccattGCTGTAAGCAATAAAAAgcaaatgaaacatttattgaTGAACAGATGAAAATAGCAAATGAAACGTTTAGTGGTGGACGGAGGAGTAGTGgatatcacaaactttggcGGAATTCTGAATTTTTCcatggatttttaaaatttggtcatAACAATTTATGAACTTTGATTAGATTTGGGATTTTTCACGTTTAGCGATTCCTGTGAAATCGCTTTCTACATGGCATTAAGTTATTCTTATGTGTCATAGTTACTTCTCATGTGGccttttaatgcacaattgataGAGTATAAATGAGAAAGCAAAAAATTGTTACTAGTATTAGTGGACCTCAATATCCatgctattaattaaatgtttgataaaatagtttttttataaataaaataaaatactcacTCTATCTTATTCAAtatgttcattttttatatttgaaaatacgTCTCTCTCCTTATTAAGATATTAAACTACTCttgttttttctctctatttatttcatttaacaATTTCTCTTAAAATTTCATACCACTAAAAATTGTGAACATCTTAAATGGAcggaagaaataaataaatttttatgaacCTACCATCATAgcaaaagaaaactaaaatttcaGATATAGATGGAGTAATATGATAACAAGGgccattaaataattaaatatagagtACTGTTATAGTGGAGAAAGTGTGACCGGCTTGCTAAAAATTTGGATAGTTGTACTATTGGATAGGATAGAagcaaatactccctccattctacTACAAAATGAAGCGCTCCAAATTAGACGttgttttacaaaaatatactccctccatcccagtttaagagtcatgttttatcattttcgtccatcctagtttaaaagtttcatttagaatttaccatatttggacataaaatatAACCTCATTGTTAATGAAATTTACACTCAAATGTCAttactttcataaaaataaaaaaaaaaacaaaatcctaaacatacaaaaaagtcaaaattatctcactttccactaccccacttcaattattacacactccaacaACCACTACttcacttcaattattacacacttcaacaaTTTCTTATAACTCATACTCTAACTAAATTGCACTCCTAAATTGGGACTGAagaagtaataaatagttaagacttaagaatattgataaagtaaagtaataatgtatatatgattctcttctatattattatctctcttactttatttttttctccactgTAACTTTTTATTATCATCTTCGCAAAATAACGATGAAAAAGGAACATCTCACTTGTGGTGGGACCAAGAAAGTAGAACTATAGTGAATGCTATAGGCTAAAGCTTTGGGATTAATAGCTTTCGCATACATATGTCCCATgatttaaatctaaatttgGCAAGTTGGTCTAGATACAAGTTTGTATTTTGATCATGAGCTACCGATTTAAGATACGGAACTTGTTATTGAGATTTTGGGAATCATACATATTCAAGCTACTGGATAAattgtagtactaatatattcTAAGGGCTTTGCTCTCTTTTgtaataaaaactactccatatatatttaagaCTTTGGTCTCTCTCGtaacaaaaaaattccaaatttggAGTAATTATAACACGTTAGAATAACAAGTCTCCTATTTGCCTATCAAGAAATCTTAGCCTTGGGAataatttgtgaaaaataaagagGCGAGCAAGTCCAATTTGTCGAAAAGCCTGCTTGGGTGAGTGTGTCTGGTCATGAATCCCAACGGTCGATTTTCCACCGCTTATAAAATGGAGTAATCGTTAATTTAAGCAATAGTACTTTGTTTATCTCGAAAAATGGATCTGTCTCGATTACTCTTTGTGCTTACAATCTCGGTGGCAGTAGCCAGTTCCCTCCAAGCCCAGGATGAGGGAGCAGCGGTGGCGGTGAGGCAGCTATGGTGCGTGGCGAAGAACAACGCTGAGGACGCAGCCTTGCAGTCGGCCCTTGACTGGGCTTGTGGGCCAGGCGGGGCGAACTGCGGGCCCATACAAAATGGTGGGCCCTGCTACGACGCGTCCGACGTGGCCCGAATGGCCTCCTTCGCCTTCAATGACTACTACGTCAAGAATCACAACTCCGGCGACGACGCCTGCAGCTTTAGCAACACTGCTGCCCTTACTGACCTCAACccaagtaattttattaattacttagTGCCAGTCATCAATATTTATACAGTATGTTTACTAATTCCtttaatatctttatttcaGGCCACGGAAATTGCAAATTCACCTCTaggtaatttaaataaaatgctgAATCATTCGTTTTGTTTAAATACTTAATTGATAGCAAATGGAGTAAAATAGTTTGTGAATTGCAGGTCAGGCGCAAGTAGTAGTGGGAACTTTAGTGGAGCAGTGTCGGATACTGCTGACTTAAGCAGTAGTAATTCCATTTCCATAGTTGGATGTCGGTGGTTGTTGGATCCGCTTTCAGttctcatcttcttctttataTTCGTGCAACGCCTTGTTTAGGATGACGTCACGCCgccttatttataatttgtggaATTCTAATTAGTTAAGTCCAACTCCGCTCATtgtattttagttaatttgtttattaatcaAAGTTTGAGTAATGTGATTGATCTACATCACATATGTTCTTGTAGTTAGCTTGATTAATCAAGATCGACAACTTGCAGTCAATTGTATCTTCGCTTTGCATTtccttatttgtttttgtagaGAGCTTGTTTAATAATCACGATCGATAACTTGTAATCACTGCGTACCTTCGCTTTGCATTTCCCTATTCCACTATTATAATATGATTACTCTACATTACacaaaatgtttttttttttaaatttccctttgtcccactttaaaacaaaatttaatgctagtagtacttataaagtgaaataaaataaaggaaacaaaaaaataaaaattgtgatattACTACCTTGGACAGTTAACTAGGAGTGTTTATCACTCCATATCTCAGAATTTTGTTTTGCGAGTACTCTCGAAGATGAGCACAGCTCTGCAGTGTCAATTTCCGGCAAATTTCTGCACGGATTACGGCAATAGGTTGCTGAAATGCAACTCTTTCGATAAAAGGGTTTCTTTAATCCGTCGCTgcataaaaaatgagacagAATCACAACCCCATCAGgtaacttaaaataattatccGTATTTTGCTTTTCTGGATTATGTCGAcatttccttatttattttaattgaaaagcGTTGCTGAaaagcaatttttaattattgattattgttAATTTTCGCTACCGGAATTTGATTGAATGTGGAACACAAAAAGTTCATGCGAAATTATCCTGTTTCTGCCCTATTTTTGTTGCAGTGTAATTAATCCGTATGAGAATGAAATGAACACTTAGATTTCCAATGTTTCTTTGTTTAGCTTAAATCGAACAGgaatattatgattaattttctGCCAAAAGTATAAAGTTGTTGGATGTGCTATTTGTGCGAGCTGAAATTTCATCTAGCTGCCATTGGGAGATGGAAATCAAGAAACTCACACATAAATCATGTATATGTTGTAACTTTATTCCTTATTCATAGCAGGGTTTCTCAGTTCTCACAACAGATCCTCAACCTCAACTTGATATTGGAAGTATATGGAGCTCTATGGGTTTTTATGTGTTCAGCATTCACGTCCCGTTGAGTTTTGGTGGTCTTTCTGCTGCTGCAAAGATATTGCATCAACCCGTCCTCGATCCACAGACTCAGGTATGCATACTGGTTGCGATGCTGAAAGTGATGAATGGAACTCATATTAAGATGCTAGTAATGGTTAATGATTGTGGAGCTATTGCATTGAAGTTTGTAGATGTTTCTTTTTGTATAAAGTCAATTCTTGAAGGTAATTTTTGAATAAGCATGCTGTAAGAATCTTCTTCTCGTATTTTCCTACCAAAATGAATAATGCTTATGATAGTGATTAGTGACACTCATACTTTGAGTTTTGTATGAACCTTTTTCATTGGAATATGATATTGAGGAAGTGTTTTCTTCATCGGATCTTATGATCTTGATGATAGACCTTGTCCGATTCTTTGCAGCACAGGCATTCTTTATCTTGGCAATCCAAACCATAGAGCTTAGCATTGTTTTGCTGCTGCTTAAGTGCCCCGGTAAGCCTCAGTATGACATTACAGATTTCTTTCGTGCCAATAAATCTTCAAAACAACGAAGCTGGCTGCTGGCATCAGTGCTCGGGTTTGGGGTCCTTCTGTCATTGGTCTTTATCACTTCGTATTTTGCTGAGAGATTGATTGGACCCAAGgtatatttattcatatttactTCCATTCATCTCCATGAACTAAAATTTTTGATTCGTTGGGTGTACATTGGGTACTGATTTTGTTGACATTACAGGATGTGAACAATCCATTCGTCAAGGATATTCTCACAAGCGGCTGGAGTTCTGCAACCGCCTGCGTTCTTGTCTACTCCATCATCACTCCGTTGCTGGAAGAAGTGGTGTACAGAGGTTTTCTCTTGACATCTCTTGCCTCCACAACAAACTGGCAGCTAGCGGTTGCAATCAGTTCCGTTGTTTTCAGTGCATCCCACTTGTCGGGCGAGAACTTCTTGCAACTCGTCATTGTTGGATTGGTGCTCGGATGCTCTTACTGTTGGACGGGGAACTTGAGTGCATCGATATGCATACATTCTCTGTACAACGCCCTGATAGTGTATCTAACATTTATATCATGAACAATGTTTCCAAATCCGTTTTACTCTTCAATCTGTACATCTTGTTTCGGTAGTGGGGTTAAAATTTTGACTCGTTATGTGACTTATAACTATTTTGAGTATTTGACTATGGTGTACATATTTGATTTGCCATACAAATTTAATCGGACGTACAGGATCATCTCACTTGTGCTTCTCCGGTAATCTTAGATACACACGATTACTACCAAGACTATATAGTTAGAGCATTTCATTACTCTATTACTCTATTGAGCgcaacttaaatttaaaatatagagttTGAGTCCAACCCAAGTAAATGGGACCTAGCAACAAATCCAGCCAATGAGAAGGCAGCCACGTCTCATCAATCCTCAACGGATGCATTATAAAAAAGAGACCTACGCTCCAGCAACGCCACGTCGATCCCACGACTCAACAAATCATTAAAACCCTCCCTCTGACAACCTAATTTGTTCCCAGAGAAAATGGGGAGCTTCGAGAGGCAGGTGAAGGCAAGAGCTAGGGAGATCAAAGGCCTCTTCAACAAGGGTTTCAAATTTGTTAAACATTCTTGCAAGAAGGGATGGCACAAGGTCAAGCGcattaagaaatagtagtGATTACTTTTTCCAGTtcgatttttctctctcttcttttgtgtgcatttttattttatttgaatggCTGTTGTTTCTCTCTCGTGTTCTTTTttgtttcacttttatttgaGAGTCATTGTAATATAATCTTATATGTTTATCATCAATTTGGAGTATTAGACCCTCGTTTTTATCTTAGTTTTCATGGATCAAGTTTCatgtactataattattactattagtattttctttttataatttagataGGATGTATATTATGTTTACGCCCGCAAAAGGAAgtctttaaatgaaaattaattctaCTTCCGTCCGATAATCATAATAAGTTACcgcaatttcaatttttttgtgtggATAGAAAACTTTTATATCTTGTAGCTAATGGAGTAATgttttataaagaaaacatGTAGGAAATGAGAGAGTTTGCAATATAATTTTCGAATAGCATTTTGATAAGTACCACCACACCACCAACTACATACACTCAGTCTACAATTAGCTCAATATTTACTCTCTTTCTTTatccaagaaaataaaagaatagaaTTCAGTCATTCagtatctcattttttaaatttggatatatgttcatacaacaaaaattaaatcatcatGGGTGcacaactaaaaattatttaaagagTAGATACAAAGTTGTAGATGGGAACGTACAGTTCATGTTTGTAAATATTTGAACTTGCGAATTCAACACAGCAACACATATTTCGTCGTAGGGACTCCctcaaatatgattaattatgaatttttaatgcTACTTTTGAATTGAACTGTTGACCACAAAGAAGTTGTACTACTACGGAGTAGATGAGTGAACGAATGGATTATGCTCAAACTTGAAAAGCAACATGCATTTTACGAGTGTATCAAGAGCCAAAAAGAAGCAGCAGCATATATATGGTCTtctaaaattattgttatgaTGTGCGAGGAAAagaatttgtaattaaaaacttcaaaagCAACATGCATTCCACACATTTatctttactctctctacaaAATATGAATCCGATTCCGGATGAAAATTCTGTTCTCTGTCGGGGCATTAATGTGGTTGTAAATGCACTGCCGGAAATTAAATCTTGCGTGCGAAACTTTTTTGTAATTAAGGAGCAAGTAAAATGTGTTTTCTACtagtagtaaattaaattttgaaaattaaaaaaatgttgcAATTCAGCTCAATTCCAGCACACGATTCT is drawn from Salvia hispanica cultivar TCC Black 2014 chromosome 6, UniMelb_Shisp_WGS_1.0, whole genome shotgun sequence and contains these coding sequences:
- the LOC125196530 gene encoding PLASMODESMATA CALLOSE-BINDING PROTEIN 5-like, whose translation is MDLSRLLFVLTISVAVASSLQAQDEGAAVAVRQLWCVAKNNAEDAALQSALDWACGPGGANCGPIQNGGPCYDASDVARMASFAFNDYYVKNHNSGDDACSFSNTAALTDLNPSHGNCKFTSRSGASSSGNFSGAVSDTADLSSSNSISIVGCRWLLDPLSVLIFFFIFVQRLV
- the LOC125196519 gene encoding uncharacterized protein LOC125196519 isoform X1; the protein is MSTALQCQFPANFCTDYGNRLLKCNSFDKRVSLIRRCIKNETESQPHQGFSVLTTDPQPQLDIGSIWSSMGFYVFSIHVPLSFGGLSAAAKILHQPVLDPQTQAFFILAIQTIELSIVLLLLKCPGKPQYDITDFFRANKSSKQRSWLLASVLGFGVLLSLVFITSYFAERLIGPKDVNNPFVKDILTSGWSSATACVLVYSIITPLLEEVVYRGFLLTSLASTTNWQLAVAISSVVFSASHLSGENFLQLVIVGLVLGCSYCWTGNLSASICIHSLYNALIVYLTFIS
- the LOC125196519 gene encoding uncharacterized protein LOC125196519 isoform X2 — encoded protein: MELYGFLCVQHSRPVEFWWSFCCCKDIASTRPRSTDSDLVRFFAAQAFFILAIQTIELSIVLLLLKCPGKPQYDITDFFRANKSSKQRSWLLASVLGFGVLLSLVFITSYFAERLIGPKDVNNPFVKDILTSGWSSATACVLVYSIITPLLEEVVYRGFLLTSLASTTNWQLAVAISSVVFSASHLSGENFLQLVIVGLVLGCSYCWTGNLSASICIHSLYNALIVYLTFIS